A genomic region of Papaver somniferum cultivar HN1 chromosome 7, ASM357369v1, whole genome shotgun sequence contains the following coding sequences:
- the LOC113297553 gene encoding LRR receptor-like serine/threonine-protein kinase FEI 1 isoform X2 has translation MEHLRPILLSILLFHILLGENNALSPDGEALLIFKTAILGSDGILLQWKQEDADPCGWKGVKCDAHTKRVIYLSLPQHKLSGSISPEIGKLNHLKVLALHNNNLFGTIPSELANCTELRAIYLQGNYLSGSIPSDFGDLPDLEFLDVSSNSLSGSIPSSLGKLSKLSILNVSTNFLSGQIPPNIKFTENSFVGNRGLCGTPITVTCKDEHGGASLGSQPNIDADTINGKKRSGTRLLISALATVGALLLVALMCFWGCFLYKKFGKNDTRSLAMDVIGGASIVMFHGDLPYSSKDIIKKLENLGEEHIIGSGGFGKVYKLAMDDGSVFALKRIMKTNEGLDRFFERELEILGSIKHRYLVNLRGYCNSPSSKLLIYDYLPGGSLDEALHERSELLDWDARLNIIMGAAKGLAYLHHDCSPRIIHRDIKSSNILLDGNMEARVSDFGLAKLLEDEESHITTIVAGTFGYLAPEYMLSGRATEKSDVYSFGVLVLEILSGKRPTDASFIEKGLNIVGWLNFLVAENRPREIVDQHCEGIQTESLDTLLLISIQCVSSSPEDRPTMHRVVQILEAEINTPCPSDFYDSSSD, from the exons ATGGAACATCTAAGGCCAATTCTACTTTCCATTCTGCTGTTTCATATATTACTGGGAGAAAACAATGCTCTCAGTCCAGATG GTGAGGCATTGTTAATTTTTAAGACAGCAATTCTTGGTTCAGATGGTATCCTTCTTCAATGGAAACAAGAGGATGCAGATCCTTGTGGTTGGAAAGGAGTGAAATGTGATGCTCATACCAAGCGGGTGATTTACTT GAGTCTTCCGCAACACAAACTGAGTGGATCCATATCACCTGAGATCGGAAAGCTTAATCACTTGAAAGTTCT AGCGCTTCATAACAACAACTTATTTGGAACAATCCCTTCGGAGTTGGCCAATTGCACAGAATTGCGAGCAAT ATATTTGCAGGGTAACTACTTGAGTGGGTCAATTCCTTCCGACTTTGGGGACCTTCCAGATCTTGAGTTCTT GGATGTCTCCAGTAACTCTTTAAGTGGTTCAATCCCTTCATCACTTGGGAAGTTGAGCAAGCTTTCAATATT AAATGTCTCAACAAACTTTCTGTCTGGGCAAATACCACCCAACATCAAATTTACTGAAAATTC CTTTGTTGGAAATCGTGGCTTGTGTGGGACACCGATCACTGTAACATGCAAAGATGAGCATGGAGGAGCTTCTTTGGGGTCTCAGCCTAATATAG ATGCAGATACTATAAATGGGAAAAAAAGATCAGGGACGAGACTCCTTATAAGCGCTTTGGCAACTGTTGGTGCTTTACTCTTGGTAGCATTGATGTGCTTCTGGGGCTGTTTTCTGTATAAGAAATTTGGCAAAAATGATACCAGAAGCCTTGCCATGGATGTTATTGGAG GTGCATCAATTGTAATGTTCCACGGAGATTTGCCCTACTCTTCAAAAGACATCATCAAGAAGTTAGAGAATTTGGGTGAGGAACATATTATCGGTTCGGGTGGATTTGGGAAAGTATACAAGCTTGCCATGGATGATGGGAGTGTATTTGCTTTGAAAAGAATAATGAAAACAAATGAAGGCTTAGATCGGTTTTTTGAAAGGGAACTTGAAATACTTGGTAGCATAAAGCACCGATATCTGGTGAACTTGCGAGGATATTGCAACTCCCCTTCTTCGAAGTTGTTAATATATGATTATCTACCAGGTGGAAGCCTAGATGAGGCGCTTCATG AACGATCCGAGCTACTAGATTGGGATGCACGTCTTAATATAATTATGGGAGCTGCGAAAGGTTTGGCATACTTGCATCATGATTGCTCCCCTCGTATCATACATCGAGATATAAAGTCGAGCAACATTTTACTTGATGGTAATATGGAGGCTCGTGTATCTGACTTTGGACTTGCCAAACTACTTGAGGATGAGGAATCCCACATAACTACCATCGTTGCTGGAACATTTGGTTATCTTGCTCCAG AGTACATGCTAAGTGGTAGAGCAACAGAAAAAAGTGATGTTTACAGCTTCGGGGTTCTAGTCCTTGAAATATTGAGTGGGAAGCGACCCACGGACGCATCTTTCATCGAAAAAGGGCTAAATATTGTTGGTTGG TTGAACTTTCTAGTTGCTGAAAATAGGCCGAGGGAGATTGTGGACCAACACTGTGAGGGTATTCAGACCGAGAGTCTTGACACCCTGCTCTTGATATCTATCCAGTGTGTATCGTCCAGTCCAGAGGACAGGCCTACCATGCATAGGGTGGTCCAGATACTTGAAGCTGAAATAAATACTCCCTGCCCAAGCGATTTCTATGATTCCAGCTCTGATTGA
- the LOC113297553 gene encoding LRR receptor-like serine/threonine-protein kinase FEI 1 isoform X1: MEHLRPILLSILLFHILLGENNALSPDGEALLIFKTAILGSDGILLQWKQEDADPCGWKGVKCDAHTKRVIYLSLPQHKLSGSISPEIGKLNHLKVLALHNNNLFGTIPSELANCTELRAIYLQGNYLSGSIPSDFGDLPDLEFLDVSSNSLSGSIPSSLGKLSKLSILNVSTNFLSGQIPPNIKFTENSFVGNRGLCGTPITVTCKDEHGGASLGSQPNIDADTINGKKRSGTRLLISALATVGALLLVALMCFWGCFLYKKFGKNDTRSLAMDVIGGASIVMFHGDLPYSSKDIIKKLENLGEEHIIGSGGFGKVYKLAMDDGSVFALKRIMKTNEGLDRFFERELEILGSIKHRYLVNLRGYCNSPSSKLLIYDYLPGGSLDEALHAERSELLDWDARLNIIMGAAKGLAYLHHDCSPRIIHRDIKSSNILLDGNMEARVSDFGLAKLLEDEESHITTIVAGTFGYLAPEYMLSGRATEKSDVYSFGVLVLEILSGKRPTDASFIEKGLNIVGWLNFLVAENRPREIVDQHCEGIQTESLDTLLLISIQCVSSSPEDRPTMHRVVQILEAEINTPCPSDFYDSSSD; this comes from the exons ATGGAACATCTAAGGCCAATTCTACTTTCCATTCTGCTGTTTCATATATTACTGGGAGAAAACAATGCTCTCAGTCCAGATG GTGAGGCATTGTTAATTTTTAAGACAGCAATTCTTGGTTCAGATGGTATCCTTCTTCAATGGAAACAAGAGGATGCAGATCCTTGTGGTTGGAAAGGAGTGAAATGTGATGCTCATACCAAGCGGGTGATTTACTT GAGTCTTCCGCAACACAAACTGAGTGGATCCATATCACCTGAGATCGGAAAGCTTAATCACTTGAAAGTTCT AGCGCTTCATAACAACAACTTATTTGGAACAATCCCTTCGGAGTTGGCCAATTGCACAGAATTGCGAGCAAT ATATTTGCAGGGTAACTACTTGAGTGGGTCAATTCCTTCCGACTTTGGGGACCTTCCAGATCTTGAGTTCTT GGATGTCTCCAGTAACTCTTTAAGTGGTTCAATCCCTTCATCACTTGGGAAGTTGAGCAAGCTTTCAATATT AAATGTCTCAACAAACTTTCTGTCTGGGCAAATACCACCCAACATCAAATTTACTGAAAATTC CTTTGTTGGAAATCGTGGCTTGTGTGGGACACCGATCACTGTAACATGCAAAGATGAGCATGGAGGAGCTTCTTTGGGGTCTCAGCCTAATATAG ATGCAGATACTATAAATGGGAAAAAAAGATCAGGGACGAGACTCCTTATAAGCGCTTTGGCAACTGTTGGTGCTTTACTCTTGGTAGCATTGATGTGCTTCTGGGGCTGTTTTCTGTATAAGAAATTTGGCAAAAATGATACCAGAAGCCTTGCCATGGATGTTATTGGAG GTGCATCAATTGTAATGTTCCACGGAGATTTGCCCTACTCTTCAAAAGACATCATCAAGAAGTTAGAGAATTTGGGTGAGGAACATATTATCGGTTCGGGTGGATTTGGGAAAGTATACAAGCTTGCCATGGATGATGGGAGTGTATTTGCTTTGAAAAGAATAATGAAAACAAATGAAGGCTTAGATCGGTTTTTTGAAAGGGAACTTGAAATACTTGGTAGCATAAAGCACCGATATCTGGTGAACTTGCGAGGATATTGCAACTCCCCTTCTTCGAAGTTGTTAATATATGATTATCTACCAGGTGGAAGCCTAGATGAGGCGCTTCATG CAGAACGATCCGAGCTACTAGATTGGGATGCACGTCTTAATATAATTATGGGAGCTGCGAAAGGTTTGGCATACTTGCATCATGATTGCTCCCCTCGTATCATACATCGAGATATAAAGTCGAGCAACATTTTACTTGATGGTAATATGGAGGCTCGTGTATCTGACTTTGGACTTGCCAAACTACTTGAGGATGAGGAATCCCACATAACTACCATCGTTGCTGGAACATTTGGTTATCTTGCTCCAG AGTACATGCTAAGTGGTAGAGCAACAGAAAAAAGTGATGTTTACAGCTTCGGGGTTCTAGTCCTTGAAATATTGAGTGGGAAGCGACCCACGGACGCATCTTTCATCGAAAAAGGGCTAAATATTGTTGGTTGG TTGAACTTTCTAGTTGCTGAAAATAGGCCGAGGGAGATTGTGGACCAACACTGTGAGGGTATTCAGACCGAGAGTCTTGACACCCTGCTCTTGATATCTATCCAGTGTGTATCGTCCAGTCCAGAGGACAGGCCTACCATGCATAGGGTGGTCCAGATACTTGAAGCTGAAATAAATACTCCCTGCCCAAGCGATTTCTATGATTCCAGCTCTGATTGA
- the LOC113297554 gene encoding uncharacterized protein LOC113297554 — MAISLSSLLSSSSHLQSPNSPFPFNSPNPLRYLQRIRTFRSAKIKVFAMSNSQSLTTFSPKLAHTNDGNTSASHLKPLKTFHSLFLQFAASSILFVCLGARAADIRNIPLLPPTSSQILNEDDDRINGKSDAMENIEVEDKELKAKFDSWKSKTFALTVPLRIVALRGSIPPLWIKDFLQSQGRRLKLSTEFRGSLDDVFNDLSTSFSKSKLGAKSAVAADIVSVGDSWLSLGISKGMIESMQDVEGHDWFKGLSDKWKVYLRRNSDGQLNVDGKIWAAPYRWGSMVIVYKKNKFRKHNIAPIEDWKDLWRPELAGKISMVDSPREVIGAVLKYMGASYNTLDFNSQVPGGRDAVLQNLLSLQKQVRLFDSVHYLKAFVVGDVWVAVGWSSDVLPAAKRMSNVAVVVPKSGASLWADLWAIPAASKFASERIGGRIRGPSPLIHQWMEFCLQAARALPFQQEVIPGSSPVALEQNPPIDGFQDTENGKPKLDTNLISGVPPSEILAKCEFLEPLTDTTLTDYQVLINSMQRKPSHRMMDNLQCSILSIVQSFWLKPSLREP; from the exons ATGGCGATATCATTATCGTCTTTGTTATCATCATCCTCTCATCTACAAAGCCCGAATTCACCATTTCCTTTCAATTCCCCAAACCCACTTCGTTACTTGCAACGAATTAGAACCTTCAGATCTGcaaaaatcaaggtttttgccATGTCCAATTCCCAGAGTCTAACAACATTTTCACCGAAATTAGCACATACCAACGATGGCAATACCTCGGCGTCACATTTGAAACCCCTTAAAACTTTCCATTCTCTGTTCCTTCAGTTTGCTGCTTCTTCGATACTATTCGTTTGCCTTGGCGCACGCGCTGCTGATATTAGAAATATCCCTCTTCTTCCACCCACCTCGAGTCAAATAttgaatgaagatgatgatcgaATTAACG GGAAATCTGATGCAATGGAAAATATTGAAGTAGAAGATAAGGAATTGAAGGCCAAGTTTGATAGTTGGAAGTCTAAGACATTTGCTTTGACCGTTCCCTTACGAATTGTTGCACTTCGTGGTTCCATACCTCCATTATGGATTAAG GATTTTCTGCAATCACAAGGAAGGAGATTGAAACTGAGCACGGAGTTCCGTGGAAGTCTTGATGATGTATTCAATGATTTGTCAACATCCTTTAGCAAAAGCAAACTTGGCGCAAAGTCTGCTGTGGCAGCTGATATTGTTTCAGTGGGTGATTCATGGCTTAGTTTGGGAATTAGCAAGGGTATGATTGAATCCATGCAAGATGTGGAAGGGCATGATTGGTTTAAGGGTTTAAGCGATAAATGGAAG GTTTATTTACGCAGGAACAGTGATGGACAGTTAAATGTTGACGGCAAGATTTGGGCAGCACCATACCGATGGGGAAGCATGGTGATCGTATACAAGAAGAACAAATTTAGGAAGCATAATATTGCCCCAATAGAG GACTGGAAGGATTTGTGGAGACCTGAGCTTGCTGGGAAGATTTCAATGGTTGATTCTCCTAGAGAAGTGATTGGTGCAGTTTTGAAGTATATGGGAGCTTCATACAATACCTTGGACTTTAACTCGCAAGTTCCTGGTGGAAGGGATGCTGTCTTGCAGAATCTGCtgtcacttcaaaaacag GTTCGGCTATTCGATAGTGTACACTATCTAAAGGCCTTTGTAGTTGGAGATGTGTGGGTTGCTGTTGGATGGAGCAGcgatgttcttcctgctgcgaaGCGCATGTCAAATGTTGCTGTGGTGGTTCCCAAGTCCGGAGCTAGTCTATGGGCAGACTTATGG GCGATCCCCGCTGCCTCAAAATTTGCTTCAGAACGGATTGGTGGGAGAATAAGGGGTCCATCTCCATTAATTCACCAATGGATGGAATTCTGTTTACAAGCTGCAAGAGCTCTACCATTTCAACAAGAAGTTATTCCTGGATCATCTCCCGTTGCTCTTGAACAAAATCCTCCAATTGACGGGTTTCAAGATACCGAAAATGGGAAGCCGAAGTTGGACACTAACCTCATTTCTGGAGTACCCCCATCTGAAATTTTAGCGAAGTGTGAGTTTTTAGAGCCATTAACTGATACTACATTAACGGATTATCAAGTGCTAATCAACAGTATGCAGAGGAAACCTAGTCACCGTATGATGGACAACTTGCAATGTTCTATCTTATCAATTGTTCAGAGTTTTTGGTTGAAACCCAGTCTGAGAGAACCCTGA